A genomic segment from Nicotiana sylvestris chromosome 1, ASM39365v2, whole genome shotgun sequence encodes:
- the LOC104217078 gene encoding transcription factor MUTE isoform X1, whose translation MSHIAVERNRRRQMNEHLKVLRSLTPCFYIKRGDQASIIAGVIEFIKELHLVLQSLEAKKRRKSLSPSPGPSPRPFLQLSPTPESPFSQNDPNNNNLFKELGACCNSPVADVEAKISGSNVILRTISKRIPGQVVKIINVLEKLSFEILHLNISSMQDTVLYSFVIKIGLECQLSVEELAVEVQKSFSSDVVCISEI comes from the exons ATGTCTCATATAGCAGTAGAGAGAAACAGGAGAAGACAAATGAATGAACATCTCAAGGTTTTGCGTTCCTTAACCCCTTGTTTCTACATCAAAAGG GGGGATCAAGCATCAATAATAGCAGGAGTAATTGAATTCATCAAAGAATTACACCTAGTTCTACAATCTCTGGAGGCGAAAAAGCGACGAAAGAGTTTAAGCCCTAGCCCTGGTCCTAGTCCAAGGCCATTTTTGCAACTCAGTCCCACACCTGAAAGTCCATTTAGTCAAAATGATCCTAATAATAATAACTTATTCAAGGAACTTGGAGCATGTTGTAATTCTCCAGTGGCTGATGTTGAAGCAAAGATATCAGGATCCAATGTCATATTGAGAACCATTTCTAAGAGGATTCCAGGTCAAGTTGTGAAGATAATTAATGTGTTAGAGAAACTCTCCTTTGAGATTCTTCATCTCAACATCAGCAGCATGCAGGATACTGTTCTATACTCCTTTGTTATCAAG ATAGGACTGGAGTGCCAACTGAGTGTGGAAGAGCTAGCAGTGGAAGTTCAGAAAAGCTTTTCATCTGATGTTGTTTGTATCAGCGAAATTTAG
- the LOC104217078 gene encoding transcription factor MUTE isoform X2, whose translation MNEHLKVLRSLTPCFYIKRGDQASIIAGVIEFIKELHLVLQSLEAKKRRKSLSPSPGPSPRPFLQLSPTPESPFSQNDPNNNNLFKELGACCNSPVADVEAKISGSNVILRTISKRIPGQVVKIINVLEKLSFEILHLNISSMQDTVLYSFVIKIGLECQLSVEELAVEVQKSFSSDVVCISEI comes from the exons ATGAATGAACATCTCAAGGTTTTGCGTTCCTTAACCCCTTGTTTCTACATCAAAAGG GGGGATCAAGCATCAATAATAGCAGGAGTAATTGAATTCATCAAAGAATTACACCTAGTTCTACAATCTCTGGAGGCGAAAAAGCGACGAAAGAGTTTAAGCCCTAGCCCTGGTCCTAGTCCAAGGCCATTTTTGCAACTCAGTCCCACACCTGAAAGTCCATTTAGTCAAAATGATCCTAATAATAATAACTTATTCAAGGAACTTGGAGCATGTTGTAATTCTCCAGTGGCTGATGTTGAAGCAAAGATATCAGGATCCAATGTCATATTGAGAACCATTTCTAAGAGGATTCCAGGTCAAGTTGTGAAGATAATTAATGTGTTAGAGAAACTCTCCTTTGAGATTCTTCATCTCAACATCAGCAGCATGCAGGATACTGTTCTATACTCCTTTGTTATCAAG ATAGGACTGGAGTGCCAACTGAGTGTGGAAGAGCTAGCAGTGGAAGTTCAGAAAAGCTTTTCATCTGATGTTGTTTGTATCAGCGAAATTTAG